A single Candidatus Abyssobacteria bacterium SURF_5 DNA region contains:
- a CDS encoding cold-shock protein yields MAEGTVKWFNDRKGFGFITQDNGPDVFVHHEAIKGNGFKSLAENDRVRFDTVKSPKGLKAENVEKL; encoded by the coding sequence ATGGCAGAAGGAACCGTAAAGTGGTTTAACGACCGCAAGGGTTTTGGGTTTATTACTCAGGACAATGGCCCGGATGTCTTTGTGCACCATGAGGCGATTAAAGGAAACGGCTTCAAATCACTCGCAGAGAACGACCGCGTCCGTTTTGACACCGTGAAAAGCCCGAAAGGCCTGAAAGCAGAAAACGTCGAGAAACTGTAA